A genomic segment from Amyelois transitella isolate CPQ chromosome 15, ilAmyTran1.1, whole genome shotgun sequence encodes:
- the LOC132902588 gene encoding uncharacterized protein LOC132902588, whose translation MQKWPYLLVWSFLVAVTAGHRVTESLESDEAQNTTTLYPVPEAAPRNSSEEHKEKKSNSNESTSWKIEAAFAESKLPEDFKDNQTKERDEKNCSKEFRPSPPLGIIGDSEESLRTRAQDNFIPMKKPASGFLGSPNRPFKSSFYSPPKEVFRQNDFPYKIESSIFTKAKGGWSSIESKPTVESPVRVPAGGLYNSPDAFKDKPGLDGGDDNFGLEFNRGVKDGPADVKKR comes from the exons ATG cAAAAATGGCCGTACCTGCTAGTATGGTCATTCCTGGTCGCGGTAACCGCTGGCCACCGGGTCACAGAGAGCCTGGAGAGTGATGAAGCTCAGAACACCACTACCCTGTACCCTGTCCCTGAAGCGGCCCCCAGGAACAGCAGTGAAGAACACAAAGagaaaaaatcaaattcaaatg AATCTACATCTTGGAAGATTGAAGCAGCATTTGCCGAATCCAAACTGCCTGAAGACTTCAAAGACAATCAGACTAAAGAGAGAGATGAGAAGAATTGCAGCAAAGAGTTTCGCCCGAGTCCTCCGCTGGGAATCATTGGAGATAGCGAGGAGAGTCTGCGAACTCGTGCGCAGGATAATTTTATACCTATGAAGAAGCCCGCTTCAGGATTCCTTGG tTCTCCAAACAGACCGTTCAAATCCAGTTTCTACAGTCCTCCGAAAGAAGTCTTCAGACAAAACGATTTTCCGTACAAGATTGAAAGCAGCATTTTCACTAAAGCCAAG GGCGGTTGGTCGTCCATAGAATCTAAGCCTACGGTGGAATCCCCAGTTAGAGTCCCCGCTGGAGGTCTGTACAATTCCCCGGATGCCTTCAAAGACAAGCCTGGACTTGATGGGGGAGATGACAACTTTGGACTAGAATTCAATAGGGGCGTGAAGGATGGCCCTGCGGATGTCAAAAAACGGTAA